Proteins co-encoded in one Streptomyces sp. NBC_01283 genomic window:
- a CDS encoding YncE family protein produces the protein MTPHLNLTRRTAAVIAAGAVVAAALAGCGSDDHADEALSTKGIQKPARTKAAPGLPGMPPVLDPKDVYAADRPGKLSPVVKDFPSRIYVPNTGSNTVSVIDPKKYEVIDTIDVGVQPQHVVPSWDMKTLWVNNNRGHTLTPINPKTGRAGKPVDVHDPYNLYFTPNGKYAIVMASMDRELVFRDPHTMKTVKTEPVSCYGVNHADFSADGRYFIVSCEFSGELLKVDTEKMKVVGQQKLPFKGAMPQDVKVSPDGKTFYVADMMADGMWVLSGDKFDKPKLLPTGKGTHGLYVSRDSREMYVSNRGEGTISVFDFPKNRLTKKWKLPQGGSPDMGGVSADGHTLWLSGRYDSEVYAIDTRTGVQTARIPVGNGPHGLAVYPQPGRYSLGHTGIFR, from the coding sequence ATGACCCCGCACCTGAACCTCACCCGGCGCACCGCAGCGGTCATCGCCGCCGGAGCCGTCGTCGCCGCCGCGCTCGCCGGCTGCGGAAGCGACGACCACGCGGACGAAGCCCTCAGCACCAAGGGCATCCAGAAGCCCGCCAGGACCAAGGCCGCGCCGGGCCTGCCGGGCATGCCGCCCGTCCTCGACCCGAAGGACGTCTACGCGGCCGACCGCCCGGGCAAGCTCTCCCCGGTGGTCAAGGACTTCCCCTCCCGGATCTACGTCCCCAACACCGGCTCCAACACCGTCTCGGTCATCGACCCCAAGAAGTACGAGGTGATCGACACGATCGACGTCGGCGTCCAGCCGCAGCACGTCGTGCCCTCCTGGGACATGAAGACGCTCTGGGTCAACAACAACCGCGGCCACACGCTCACGCCGATCAACCCCAAGACCGGCAGGGCGGGCAAGCCGGTCGACGTGCACGACCCGTACAACCTCTACTTCACGCCCAATGGCAAGTACGCCATCGTGATGGCCTCGATGGACCGCGAGCTGGTCTTCCGCGACCCGCACACCATGAAGACCGTCAAGACCGAACCGGTCAGCTGCTACGGCGTCAACCACGCCGACTTCTCCGCCGACGGACGCTATTTCATCGTCTCCTGCGAGTTCTCCGGCGAACTACTCAAGGTCGACACGGAGAAGATGAAGGTCGTGGGCCAGCAGAAACTGCCCTTCAAGGGCGCCATGCCGCAGGACGTGAAGGTCTCGCCCGACGGCAAGACCTTCTACGTCGCCGACATGATGGCCGACGGCATGTGGGTCCTGAGCGGCGACAAGTTCGACAAGCCGAAGCTCCTGCCGACCGGCAAGGGCACCCACGGTCTGTACGTCAGCCGCGACTCACGCGAGATGTACGTGTCCAACCGCGGCGAGGGAACGATCTCCGTCTTCGACTTCCCCAAGAACAGACTCACCAAGAAGTGGAAGCTCCCCCAGGGCGGCAGCCCCGACATGGGCGGGGTGTCCGCGGACGGCCACACCCTCTGGCTCTCCGGCCGTTACGACTCCGAGGTGTACGCCATCGACACCCGCACCGGTGTCCAGACCGCGCGCATCCCCGTCGGCAACGGCCCGCACGGCCTCGCGGTGTACCCGCAGCCCGGCCGCTACTCACTGGGG
- a CDS encoding polysaccharide deacetylase family protein, whose product MTETDRRGALRAGAGLAVAGALTAGCAASGSAPAAHRTAPARPPAAKAPRAAPAPRRFPGLPDQIAHSPRGRPQVALTFHGQGDPATARSLLAIAEKADARITVLAVGSWLDEHPGLARRILDGGHDLGNHTQHHRTINAMSEADAYAEITGCADRLRRLTGSIGTWFRPSRAETATPLVAGLARRAGYPHVLSYDVDSLDFTSPGAQAVTRKITSEVRAGSVVSLHFGYADTVAALPAVLEELDHRGLRAVTTTELLT is encoded by the coding sequence GTGACCGAGACCGACCGCCGTGGAGCCCTGCGCGCGGGCGCCGGACTGGCCGTCGCGGGCGCGCTCACCGCAGGCTGCGCCGCCTCCGGATCCGCCCCCGCAGCGCACCGGACCGCGCCTGCCAGGCCGCCCGCCGCGAAAGCACCCCGCGCCGCCCCCGCCCCCCGCCGTTTCCCCGGCCTCCCCGACCAGATCGCGCACAGCCCCCGCGGCCGGCCCCAGGTCGCCCTCACCTTCCACGGCCAGGGCGACCCGGCCACCGCGCGGTCCCTGCTCGCCATCGCCGAGAAGGCGGACGCGAGGATCACCGTCCTCGCCGTCGGCAGCTGGCTCGACGAACACCCCGGGCTCGCCCGCCGCATCCTCGACGGCGGCCACGACCTCGGCAACCACACCCAGCACCACCGCACCATCAACGCCATGTCCGAGGCCGACGCCTACGCGGAGATCACCGGGTGCGCCGACCGGCTGCGCCGCCTGACCGGCTCCATCGGCACCTGGTTCCGTCCCTCGCGCGCCGAGACCGCGACCCCCCTCGTCGCGGGCCTCGCCCGCCGCGCCGGCTACCCGCACGTCCTCTCGTACGACGTCGACTCCCTCGACTTCACCTCGCCGGGAGCCCAGGCCGTCACCCGCAAGATCACCTCGGAGGTGCGCGCGGGCTCCGTCGTGAGCCTGCACTTCGGGTACGCGGACACGGTCGCCGCGCTCCCCGCCGTCCTGGAAGAACTGGACCACCGCGGCCTGCGCGCCGTGACGACCACGGAGCTGCTGACCTGA